The DNA region CCAAGGAAACAAGAACCAACGAAATTTCCAGATTCTGTTCTCAACTCCCCTGTTTCAGAcgtatttttctcttatattcgaaaattaattaactaaatgaatgaattcaccatttctgtttttatattgagcctctttttttttttttggaatagtTGATAAAGAAGTATCAGGATCCAAGCTGCCGGCCTCAAAGGACTCTAGGGACGACAGATAAACCTTTTAAAGGAATGATGATTTCTCTAATGGGCCGTCTTTCTCGGACACATGTATGTTGCACACTTCTACGTACGACAGCCAGGAATTTAGTACTAATCTAGAATACATATATATTGCTGGTTGTGTATATTGCAGGATTATTGGAGAAAAGAGATTGAAAAACATGGAGGGAAAGTTGCCAACTCTGTCATTGGTGCAACTTGTCTGGTTGCTTCTCCGGCTGAGAGAGAGCGCGGCGGCTCATCTAAACTTGTGGAAGCAATGTGAGTATAGAGATTAATTGCACCAATGCAAATTCCATGATCTTCATAAAAACAAGACAAATGGCCAATTGGGTATGAATTTCGACAAGAAATATCAATTGGGATTGCAATATTTTGCAGGGAGAGAGGCATTCGTGTAGTGAGCGAAGCTTGGTTAGTAGATAGCATTCAGAAAAAAGAAGCACAGCCCCTTGAAGCTTATGATATTGTTAGCGATCTTTCTGTAGGGGGGAAAGGAATTCCATGGGATAAACAAGATCCTAGTGACGAGGCACTTGAATCACTCTCAGCAgaagtatatatacataatacattTATATGTCTTATTTTCATTAACCAGACAGAACAGGATTTTCTCTGGTTCAAATGAAATCATGCATTTAACTGTGTATATGAAGTCAAATGTTGGCACGacttttagaaaatttaaataacatgaAATCATCTACACAGTTAGATGGTTAGATTTCCTAATTTTATAACTTCTGACTATCAATTGGTATTGCGcgtttcatttgaaatgaagaggatccttGTCTATAAGCGGATGTACTTTTGTGCTAATAACTTGCTCTGTGGGTACAGGTAAAGCTCTTTGGCAAGAGAGGAGTGTACAAGGATACTAAATTGCAGGAGCAAGGTGGAAAGATCTTTGAAAGAGATGGGATTCTGTATAACTGTGCCTTCTCTCTTTGCGACATGGGGCGAGGACTGAATCAGTAACGTTGAATTAAACCCCTGATTATGCTGCTTTGGATTGGCCTTTTCATGACCTTTTGCActgaatattttcttttacttggtGCATGCAGATATTGTGTCATGCAGCTGATCACGGTACCAGAGGGCAGCTTGCATCTGTACTATAAGAAAGGGAGAGTGGGTGATGATCCAAATGCAGAGGAGAGGCTCGAAGAGTGTGAAAACGAGGACAATGCTGTGAAAGAGTTTGTGAGGCTCTTTGAGGAAATAACTGGTAATGAACTTGAGCCctgggaaagagagaaaaagtttcAGAAGAAGCCACTGAAGTTCTATCCCATAGACATGGTACAGCAAGTTGCTTCTTCCCTTAATTGTTAATTAAGCACAGATAGAGCTAATAGAATGAGGTGAATAACGGAGACAGGGTTCGAACTTAGGACTTCTGCTCTGATATAATGTTAAATTACACTTAAGCTAACaggaattgatgaatttaattatttagtttatgttcgAACACTTTGACATTGGGTAGGATGATGGAGTCGAAGTTAGGCATGGAGGTCTTGCTCTTCGGCAGTTGGGAGTTGCAGTTGCACACAGCAAACTTGAGCCTTTGGTTGCCAATTTCATGAAGGTCTTGTGCAGTCAAGAGATATACAAGTATATATAACATAATCTGCAGATTCTCCATTATCTAttctcaatctttttttttttttggtgtcgATTGgggtttgaaaattttctaattcCAACTTAGGTATGCTTTGATGGAGATGGGACATGATTCCCCTGATCTACCAATAGGGATGGTCACTACTTTTCACTTGAAAAGATGTATAAACCtcattctcttcttctctcattCTATCCTCTCCACTTTATAAAATGATTGACAATTAGTATATATGTTCAGGTGAGGAGATTCTCCTACAGTTCATTGAAAAGGTGGAATCAATGAAAGAGACAGGGCAGAAGGCAGAGGCTGTTTGGTCAGATTATAGCCAAAGATGGTTTACTCTGATGCACTCCACTAGGCCTTTCATTTTCAGGGACTTCCAAGAAATTGCAGATCATGTAAGGGAGAGACATCATTATTTTCTCACGTTTTGTGTACATTAAAATCCTTGGATATCTTTTAACACTTGGCTACCAAATCTTTAGGCTGCAGCTGTACTAGAGACTGTTCGAGACATAACTGTGGCTTCACACCTTATAGGAGACATGAGTGGCTCCACCAATGATGACCCTTTGTCTGATCGATACGAGAAACTGGGATGCTCGATTTCCCCGGTGGATAAAGAGTCTGATGACTACAAGATGATCCTAAACTATCTGGAGAGAACTTATGAACCTTACAAAGTTGGAGATACTGTGAGTTGTATATgcaaatttgatttgaattaatCTCTCGTTACAACTAATTATCCATGGATTATGATCTGTTGGTAGAAATTCTGAACGTCTATGCTTTTCAGGAATATGATGTGACCGTTGATAACATATTTTCTGTGGAATCAAATGCACACCCTTCTTATGATGAAATAAAGAAGTTACCAAACAAAGTCCTTTTATGGTGTGGTAAGAAGCTTATTCTTGTTTCATTCTACAATATTGTCTTCTCTTGCAGGTtttgttagatttatttaaaataaaaaattttggaggaaaaataaaaaaatttaagtgttAAGAATAAAAGTTTCTCACATTGGCTAGATACAAAGATgttgttgggtggtcttgggccaatctcaaccccaaaagctagctcaagaggtgaggctttcctTTACACTTATAAAGTAACCACCAGCCCCTTctacaaccgatgtgggataaccccaacaatttcCCCCTCACACATTGGGCCTAGGTCGGAGCAACGACAACCCGTTTCTTTCGTAGACTGTTGGGctgagacttgttggtaaacctgggctctgataccagtgttgggtggtcttgggcctatttcaaccccaaaagctagctcaagaagtgaggctttccctcacacttataaagtgaccaccagccccttccacaaccgatgtgggataaccccaacaaatGTCAAGTTGTTTATAAGGAATCCTCTTCACTTGGCAATAAATTGGGTGATGGAGACGAGAGTTTTCTGTCTAGCTctccaattttcttctttctcctacgattttttggtgtttcttgTTACTTTAGAAAGCGCTATTCTAGATTAACATTTGAGATTCGTTGTATCGTGGGAACTACTTTGCCAAATTCCTTAAAACTTAGAAAGGAGACAAAATACGTTTTAAAGATGTCAAAGTCCTGAATTAATTTTGCCTTCATATTTTCCCTATTATTTCTATAATATTTCCAACAGGTTTTGGGGATGATTATTCCAAGTTGTATACCTATATATTTCCTTGCAGGTACATGCAGCTCAAATATATTGAGCCACTTGCATAAAGGGTTCCTACCATCTATATGCCAACTCCCGGTCCCAGGTTATATGGTATATATTAGAGTGATTCAATCAAAATGCAATTGCATGCCACTTGATTTTCAGCCGCAATCTCTGTAGATATAGTTCAAAATCTTGTAAACCTTATGGTTTTTGTTAAAACAGTTTGGCAGGGCAATTGTTGGTTCTGAAGCTGCAGCAGAAGCTGCGAGATATGGATTTACTGCAGTGGACAGGCCAGAAGGGTTCCTGCTCCTGGCAATTGCTTCTCTAGGAGATCAAGTTACTGAGTCAAAGTGTACACCCGAGGTTCGTAAACTTGGTTAAAAGCGTGCAT from Corylus avellana chromosome ca10, CavTom2PMs-1.0 includes:
- the LOC132164644 gene encoding protein ADP-ribosyltransferase PARP3, with protein sequence MKVHETRSHARTSGEEEKAMTRKQKAESNEHEAVQSPKKPKSTENDNVDQPNGKSSADIAAEFEEFSKAITEHLSIQQMREILEANGQDTSGSDSSILSKCQDLLFFGPLEKCPVCNGNLEYTGTRYSCRGFYSEWSSCTFSTKDPPRKQEPTKFPDSVLNSPVSDLIKKYQDPSCRPQRTLGTTDKPFKGMMISLMGRLSRTHDYWRKEIEKHGGKVANSVIGATCLVASPAERERGGSSKLVEAMERGIRVVSEAWLVDSIQKKEAQPLEAYDIVSDLSVGGKGIPWDKQDPSDEALESLSAEVKLFGKRGVYKDTKLQEQGGKIFERDGILYNCAFSLCDMGRGLNQYCVMQLITVPEGSLHLYYKKGRVGDDPNAEERLEECENEDNAVKEFVRLFEEITGNELEPWEREKKFQKKPLKFYPIDMDDGVEVRHGGLALRQLGVAVAHSKLEPLVANFMKVLCSQEIYKYALMEMGHDSPDLPIGMVTTFHLKRCEEILLQFIEKVESMKETGQKAEAVWSDYSQRWFTLMHSTRPFIFRDFQEIADHAAAVLETVRDITVASHLIGDMSGSTNDDPLSDRYEKLGCSISPVDKESDDYKMILNYLERTYEPYKVGDTEYDVTVDNIFSVESNAHPSYDEIKKLPNKVLLWCGTCSSNILSHLHKGFLPSICQLPVPGYMFGRAIVGSEAAAEAARYGFTAVDRPEGFLLLAIASLGDQVTESKCTPEDTKSLEEKKLGVKGWGRKKTDESEHFVWKDGIKVPCGRLLPSDHKDSPLEYNEYAVYDPKQVSIRFLVGVKYEGKRMVDTEE